A single genomic interval of Aedes aegypti strain LVP_AGWG chromosome 1, AaegL5.0 Primary Assembly, whole genome shotgun sequence harbors:
- the LOC5568350 gene encoding uncharacterized protein LOC5568350 — protein MKLSVVFLIVFAALVVDLQAQTYNIRDNFFNPDRDDDNDDRDSSKLPIPIITDQAAAAIVQGSNMLADALKAAIAEEVFDKTGVLTIVRSLVTEINNMLNNLFTKVSGAVTITITRSREPESSLSDLISEVKEAADEIHRIIDDLRKYVKPSELSDVSNALNDIVKRVLNLDILKPKSRSPYNPFLFDEFGFNRNKDKDAYNYQGLDLQTVISDWSTAIEGIAKAVQVLAKAIQKVISTRSLTISVQKSIYKSLSISGSFLSSVSTKLNSALESANTKLTMYGQTILTQVNQSYSSITSNPNKWHHRLLSKLYDFLASYSDYVHKDYLHPTSASMKKAEIDIASEFIRATRKSGLKISKVATYITDRAAASANPRASSTCSMSQITILMGPTNSLTRLAQCISVESSNIHGISGQAQQLVTVAKDNAANIGNQLSVCNSGTDECYRQFSEVFDGKKKRAKKDLETAAEQVESMMRSITERITNCLKAVADEIESTCRKCEKDFDFCLRF, from the exons ATGAAGTTGTCGGTGGTGTTTTTAATTGTGTTTGCTGCACTTGTGGTCGATTTACAAGCTCAAACTTATAACATTAGAGATAATTTCTTCAATCCCGATAGagatgatgataatgatgatcGAGACAGCAGTAAGCTCCCCATCCCTATCATTACTGATCAAGCTGCAGCCGCTATAGTTCAAGGGTCCAACATGCTGGCGGATGCACTCAAGGCAGCAATAGCGGAAGAGGTCTTCGATAAGACGGGAGTCCTTACCATAGTCCGGTCGTTAGTCACGGAGATCAACAACATGCTGAATAATCTATTCACAAAGGTTTCTGGTGCAGTAACTATTACTATCACTAGATCCAGGGAACCAGAAAGTTCCCTGTCGGACTTGATTTCCGAAGTAAAGGAGGCCGCTGATGAGATCCACAGAATTATTGACGATTTGAGGAAATACGTCAAACCATCTGAATTGTCCGATGTCAGCAACGCCCTAAATGACATAGTGAAAAGAGTGTTGAATCTCGATATTTTGAAGCCAAAATCACGCTCACCATATAATCCATTCCTCTTCGATGAATTTGGCTTTAACCGAAACAAGGATAAGGATGCTTACAACTACCAGGGCCTGGATCTGCAAACGGTGATTTCCGATTGGTCAACTGCCATTGAGGGAATCGCTAAGGCCGTGCAAGTTCTGGCGAAGGCAATTCAAAAAGTCATCTCTACCAGATCCCTGACAATCTCGGTCCAGAAATCGATCTATAAATCTTTGTCCATCAGTGGATCGTTTCTGAGTTCGGTCTCGACGAAACTCAACAGTGCTTTGGAGAGCGCGAACACCAAACTCACCATGTACGGTCAAACGATTCTCACGCAAGTCAACCAAAGCTATTCGTCAATCACGTCGAACCCTAACAAATGGCATCACCGTCTGCTCAGCAAACTGTACGATTTCCTCGCTTCCTACAGTGACTACGTTCACAAAGATTACCTACACCCAACATCTGCCAGTATGAAGAAAGCCGAGATCGATATTGCTTCCGAGTTTATCAGAGCAACGAGGAAATCCGGACTGAAGATCTCAAAGGTAGCCACTTACATCACCGATCGTGCCGCAGCCAGTGCCAATCCTCGAGCCTCGTCCACCTGCTCAATGAGCCAAATCACCATTCTTATGGGTCCAACCAACTCCCTGACCCGCCTGGCTCAATGCATATCTGTAGAATCTAGTAATATCCACGGTATTTCTGGTCAAGCGCAACAACTGGTCACTGTGGCGAAAGACAATGCAGCGAATATTGGCAACCAACTGTCGGTCTGTAACAGCGGAACGGACGAATGTTACCGACAG TTCTCCGAAGTGTTCGACGGCAAGAAGAAGCGTGCCAAAAAAGATCTGGAAACAGCCGCAGAGCAGGTGGAGAGTATGATGAGAAGCATCACCGAACGGATCACGAATTGCCTGAAAGCTGTGGCGGATGAAATCGAATCCACGTGCAGGAAGTGCGAGAAGGATTTCGATTTTTGTTTGAGGTTCTGA